A segment of the Leptospira barantonii genome:
CTAAAAATCGCTAAATTCCATTAAAGTCAATCGAATTACGCATAATTTCCGAGCTCGGTCGGAGACAATTGGTCAAATTGTCGCCCACATTTTTTGCAATAAAATTTAACGGACTTAGGTTTGGATGAAATTCCAAACAGGATCAAAAAGATGCCGAGTTTGGTATAAGTTTTTTCTTCCCTTGAGTTGGGAGAGGTCCTACTGATTCCGCAGTCTTCACCGCAGGGTGGTTGGTTATTGGGATTCACAAGAATAACGTGCTTTTGGGGTTTAAAAAATGCCAGTCGAAAAACCGGAAGTGGACCGGAAAACGAAAGTCTTCCGATCCGAAAGGGATTCTTAGTTTTGAGAAAGGTGAACTACGTATTTTGCAAGTAGTTTCAAATTCTCGTCGCCTAAGAACTTGTAAGCGACCATCGGACTCGCTGGGATCCCGTTGTTCAAAGTTTTCAAGATTCCCGCTTCCGTGTTTCCATTCTTCCACTGAGCGGCAGGCGCCTTGTAGTTACGAGGTTTCGGATTTAAGCTCGCGGCCGCGGCTCCGTCTCCAGCTCCTTTTTCACCGTGACAGGAAGAGCAATTTTGTAAAAAGATTTCCTGTCCTTTTTGAAGTTCGGGGCTTAGAGCTGAAGCGGTTTCCGTCGCGGCAGGCGCAGGAGTTTCAGCTGGTTTCTCGGACTTATCTCCGCAGTTCAGAAAAAGAACCAAAGAGGTAAGA
Coding sequences within it:
- a CDS encoding c-type cytochrome, which translates into the protein MNSKNMIISIVIALTSLVLFLNCGDKSEKPAETPAPAATETASALSPELQKGQEIFLQNCSSCHGEKGAGDGAAAASLNPKPRNYKAPAAQWKNGNTEAGILKTLNNGIPASPMVAYKFLGDENLKLLAKYVVHLSQN